The Synergistaceae bacterium sequence TTCCGCGCTCCTCTCCTCGAACATCGAGGCGGCCTCGCGCCTCGCTGTCTCCAGTATCGCGTCCCCCTCCTCGTCGCCGTGCTTCAGCAACAGGCTCTTAAGGGACGACAGCTTCTCCGGATTGCCAAGCTCGTAGCTCTTTCCGGCGGATGTCGAAATCTCGGTCAATTTATCCTCACTCCTATCGCCTCGCGGATGTACCGCGTCAGAAAGTCCGCCTCCCGCCGTGCGCCGTGCCTGTCCGGGATGATCACGAGCAGGGGGAGCTCCTCTCGCTCGCGCAGGGACTTCACCATGGCCGGAACCTGCTCCGCCGCCCTCTCGGTCATCACGAGCACACCGACGTCGTGACGCCTGGTCAGCACGTCCTCCACTGCGGCGGCCGTCTCGTCCGCGCCGACGGCCAGCACGCCGGGGATCCCGGCGAGCCGTAGCAGCACCAGAGAATCGTGGTTGTCACTGACGAGAAAGCCCTTCATCCGCTAAAGCTTGCCCAGTATCAGCAGGGAGACTATCACGCCGTAGATGGCGATTCCCTCCGCCAGCCCAAGGTAGATCAGGGTGGTGCCCAGCATAGCTGGCTTCTCGCCCACTACTCCCAGCGCCGCCGCTCCCACCACGGCCACCGCTATCCCCGCGCCCAAACAGGCCAGTCCCGTGGCCAGGCTCGCTCCCAGGAAGCCGAGCCCCGCCGCCGCGCCCGTCGCGATAGATTCCGCCTCCGCCGCCGAGGCCGCCGTGGAGATTGTCAGAGCGGCCGACAGGGCGAGCAGGACGAGCATGCTCAGCATGAAGAGCGCGAGCACGGCCCTTGGGCGGCGTATCGTCCTCCCCCGGAGGAGCCTGCCGGCAGCACAGGTGGCCAAGGCTCCGGCGACCAAAAGAATTGCACCAGTCATATTTATTAACCTCCTAGACAAAGGTCGGATCCCTCGTCGCTGCGCTCCTCGGGATGACGTAAAAAAGCTGCGCTCCTCGGGATGACGTAAAAAAGCTGTGCTCCGCGGGATGACGTAAAAAAAGCTGTGCTCCTCGAGACGACTTGCACGCGGAGAGTGGCGTCCCTACTCGCTCCGCCATGTGACGGGGCGAAATGGCGCGCCCCCTCCGTGGTAGAACTTGCCGAAGAACTCGTAGTACTCCAGTCGCAAAGTCTGTATAAAGACTATCAGCCCCTCCAGCCCAACTATGATGGCGTTTCCGACGATCAGCACCGCCGCGCGGAAGAGCGCCCCGCCGGGCAGGGAGTGGACCATGTCGCTCAGCATGAACACCGCCGCCGACAGCCCTGCGTGGTTCAGCGCGAAGGCCGCCAGTCTGACGAACGACGCCGTGTTGCTCAGGAACGACAGCAGGGAGTGGAAGACCGAGAAGGTGTGAACCACGGCGCCCTCTGCACCCTCCTGCGGGCCGAAGATCAGCCTCTCCAGCACCCCGCCGAACAGGATCACCAAGAAGAGAAAACCCGCAGCGGCGGACAGGGCGGTCGGCACTCCGCCGGACGTGAAGGCGATCAGCCCTGCGGCCGCGGCGGTCCAGTAGAAGAGCAGCCCCGCGACCCCCTCGCCTCCGAACAGCATCTTGCCAATACGTCCCTTTCGCCACTGGGCTATGATGTTGATCAGCACTCCCAAACTCATGAAGGCCACCCCGGCGAACAGGGACGTCTGGATCAGGCGGTCTATCCCGTGCATCGGAGAGGTCCAGAGCGACGGCAGGATCTCCTCGGAGCCGAAGACGCTGCCGTAGAGGAAGCCGAACAGCATCGCCGCGACCCCCGCTATTCCTATCACGGAGGCGAAGGCGCGATTCATGACCCCCCTTCTCTCCATGAGCCATGCCCCTGCGGTCAGAAGCAGGCCGTGCCCGACGTCGCCGAACATGAAGCCGAAGAAGAGGCAGAAGCTGAGCGCAACCATCGGTGACGGGTCGGTCTCGCCGTAGGACGGCAGGCTGTACAGGGCGACTATCTCCTGGAAGGTCCGCACCAGGAAGTTGTTCTTCAGCAGGGTCGGCAGAGTCCGACCGCGGCCCTCGAGCTCCACGTCGCTCTCGGTCAGCAAAAGGGTATCCGGCCCGACCTGGTCCAAGATCTCCTCGACCTTTGGCAGGGTGGGGGCGGGGATCACGCCCGACAGTACGAAGA is a genomic window containing:
- a CDS encoding ATP synthase subunit F gives rise to the protein MKGFLVSDNHDSLVLLRLAGIPGVLAVGADETAAAVEDVLTRRHDVGVLVMTERAAEQVPAMVKSLREREELPLLVIIPDRHGARREADFLTRYIREAIGVRIN
- a CDS encoding ATPase yields the protein MTGAILLVAGALATCAAGRLLRGRTIRRPRAVLALFMLSMLVLLALSAALTISTAASAAEAESIATGAAAGLGFLGASLATGLACLGAGIAVAVVGAAALGVVGEKPAMLGTTLIYLGLAEGIAIYGVIVSLLILGKL
- a CDS encoding ATPase, encoding MAVVEMMGVSMVGPRKEIELVSAELLSLGNFEPTPLHSVLGRQGGRFARVVSFRGNPYDELLDSLNSVFRLIPGESPPDPETSTSEARGEGCARSIPSLSIEEASEQVKSLQRMLAQWRERSEAIEEKTDKLTAAGIFLDELAAAGRGVEQALKPRYLSITFGRLTADSYKRLEEMEDVTPLLAFPVVEDKGYVLAVIFCSRSYHPEAQKLFRSLQMVEYELGEVFEGAGENLRERLKEETSALSREARAVSEAPRNYLEKHRTELEKLYCSVFTMQRVYSLCRERGEIGEIFVLSGVIPAPTLPKVEEILDQVGPDTLLLTESDVELEGRGRTLPTLLKNNFLVRTFQEIVALYSLPSYGETDPSPMVALSFCLFFGFMFGDVGHGLLLTAGAWLMERRGVMNRAFASVIGIAGVAAMLFGFLYGSVFGSEEILPSLWTSPMHGIDRLIQTSLFAGVAFMSLGVLINIIAQWRKGRIGKMLFGGEGVAGLLFYWTAAAAGLIAFTSGGVPTALSAAAGFLFLVILFGGVLERLIFGPQEGAEGAVVHTFSVFHSLLSFLSNTASFVRLAAFALNHAGLSAAVFMLSDMVHSLPGGALFRAAVLIVGNAIIVGLEGLIVFIQTLRLEYYEFFGKFYHGGGAPFRPVTWRSE